GCCGCAGGATGGAGATTACGTGAAGGTTAAGGGGAAGTTTCTGGCCTTTGCGACCAATGGTGACGTTTCGGGATGGCTGTCAATCTATCCGATAGACGAGAACGGCAAGAGGTTGACGAGGTTGCCCGTCAAGTTCATGAGGGTGAAGGGGGACTTTGAGGTCAGGCTCAGGAAGGGGCAGCTTTACGAGTTCCAGTTCCGCAAGGACTTCAGCCCCATCATTTATCACTACTACCGCGCCCCCTTCGTGAGAGATGACCTGTGGGCGAGGTTTCTGGTATCAAAGCCTCCCCTCGACGTGGAGCTTTTGATACTGCCCGAAAGACTCTCCCCAGCAGCCAAGGAGACATCGGGACTGCTGCTGATTAGATACAAGGAGATGATAGGCGAGTATGACGAGGAGATTGGCGGTGTTGATGAGGTTTACGTGAATGGTGTCAACGTCTGCACTGAGAGAATCTGCCCCATTGAGAGAGCCGTCAACGGGCTATGGGTCTTCGACAGGGGGGCTGATGGAAAGAGCGATCTTGACAGAGAGGTTGTTAGGTACTCCATAATGCCTTTCATGAGCGCCGCCGACCTTGTTGTCCCTGCGGAGGGGACGATAAGCATAGCTGTGAAGTCGAGAACCGGTGGGGAGGAAAGCTTCACCATCCCGGCATGGTCTGCGGACAGGCACTCGATTATCGTGCAGTTTTCGGATTACATTTAATTTTTTACTTTTTTGCTAAGCGAATCAGAAGGAAAGAACTCAATCTCCACTCCTGCCTCCTCCAGAAGCTTCAAACCGTTCTTATCGGCATACTCCTTCCCGTAAACAACTCTCTTTATCCCCGCGTTGATGATGATTTTCGCACACGTGATGCAGGGGCAGTGAGTTGAGTAAAGAGTACCACCATCAACACTTATCCCGAACTTAGCCGCCTGTATTATTGCATTTTGCTCCGCATGCACCCCTCTGCAAAGCTCCTGCCTTTCCCCGCTCGGCACGGACATCCTGTCCCTCAGGCATCCCACCTCTTCGCAGTGTGGCAGGCCTGAAGGCGCTCCGTTGTAGCCCGTGGCAAGAATGCGCTTGTCCTTGACTATGACGGCCCCGACGTGCTGTCTAAGACAGGTGGAGCGCTTCGCCACAACCGAGGCGATTTCCATGAAGTACTCATCGAGCGTGGGCCTCTTCATTCCAACACCCTCAAAAATTTTCTGGCGTTTTCCCTCGCAACCTTCTCCATCTCCTCCCTGCCCACAGCCTCCTCAATCTTTACAGCAGCCTCCGCCACCGTGGTTATTTCTACATCCCTGTAACCCGCATCGCTGTTCAGCATGAACCTCTCCGGGCCGTGTTCAGCCACTATTCTTGCAGCGTCCTCGGCAGAAAGCTTTCCTGGCTGAACTGTGAGGCCAATCCAGTACTCAGTCTCAAGAACCATGTCGAGTGTTTCGAAGTTCACGTGGTCTATTACCGCAAGGTCTGCGGGAAAGTCGAGACTTTCGAGGATTTCGAGGGTTTTCCTTGTTGCTTTTAGCTTGTTTCCTCTCGGTGTGTGAATTATGCACGGCACGTCCATCCTCTTCGCCAGCTCGAGCTGCGATTTGAGAACTTCAATCTCCTCATCAGTTACAAGCTCAAGCCCTATTTCGCCGAAGGCAACCCACTCCCCCTCTTCAAGGTAGCCCAGCACGAACTCATAGTCAGGAGGAATGCAGCGCGGATGAATTCCAACAGCGGGATGCATCTTAACCCCTGCAGCCTCACATCTGAGAGGCTCGAATTCTGTTAGCTTTCTGAAGACATCTATCATGGTCTGAGGGTATTTTGGCTTCACGGGAAAGAAGGCGAGGCTGCAAACCTCCTTTATTCCGTTTTCCTTCAGCTTAACAAGCTCGGAGAAGCCCAGACCCTCTGAATGAAGATGTGAGTCGAAATACATGCTCCTCGGATGTTCGTGAGGATTATTAAAAATTTCTCACCAAACGCTTTTATAAGTTCGTTACTTTATTTTACATGGTGAAGTTCAAGTTGTTCGCATTAATCACGGTTTGTACCCTATTCATTCTAAATCCAGTCTCAGCTCTAAAAGTTGGTGTTTACGACAACCCTCCTCTTGTTTTCGTCGAAAACGGTGAGGCTAAAGGCTTCTTCATTGACATACTCGAATACATCGCAGAAGAAGAGGGGTGGAGCATTGAGTACGTTCATGACACCTTCCCCCGGCTGTTGGATAAGCTTGAGAGGGGTGAGATAGACCTTCTGGTGGATATAGCGTACACGGAGGAGAGGGCTGAAGCTTACAAGTTCAATGATGAGGCCGTTTTCACTAACTGGGGAGTGGTTGTGGGAAAACAGAACCTTGACTCTGTTTTGAAGCTTGATGGTTTAAAGGTTGCTGGAGTGAAAAGGGACGTTTACACCGCGGAACTGAAACGGCTTGTTGATGAGTTCAATCTAAACTGCCAGATATTTGAGATTGAGGGGGATTACAGGGAAGTTTTCGAGAAAGTTAAGGCTGGTAGGGCAGACGCTGGAGTGGTTTCGAGAATATACGCCTCCCTCTACGCCTCAGATTACGGCTTGAAGGAGAGCAGCATCATTTTCGGCCCGGTTGAGCTCAGATTCGCAGGGAGAGACGATAACGTGCTTGGGAGAATAGATGCCCATCTAAGCGCCATGAAATCCGACCGCAACTCTGTTTACTATCAATCTCTCGACAGGTGGTTGGGGCCGAGGGTTGAGGTGATTCCCCAGTGGGTTTACTACGCGATTGCGTCCCTTTTTGCTGTGCTGCTGGCTGCAATTGCGCTCAATGCATACCTCAGCAGGGTTGTTGCAAAGAGGACAGAGGAGGTTAGGAAGAATGAGGCCTTCCTGAGAGCCATTTTCAATACCATACAGGATGGAATCAGCGTTCTGGACAAGGATATGAACGTTATAATGGTTAACCACGCAATGGAGAGGTGGTATGGAAATGTTGTGGGAAAGAAGTGCTACGAAGCGTACCACAACCGCAGTGAACCGTGCGAGGAGTGCCCAACTATTGAAGCGATGAAAAGCGGTGAAATGAAAAGAGGAGTAGTTCCGGGGCTGAAGGGTTCTGAAGTGGAATGGCTTGAGCTCTTCAGCTATCCTCTCATTGAAAACGGAGAGGTCAAGATGGTTGTGGAATTCGTCAGGGACATTACGGAGAAAAAGCGCATGGAGGAGGAGCTGAGAAAAGCTCTGGAGAGCTACGAGTATCTATGGAACAGCACCAACGACATCCTTTACGTCCACGACATGCGGGGTTGCTTTACAAGGGTAAACAGAAGGGCTATGGAGCTTCTTGGGTATGAAGAGGGAGAGAACGTCACTGTATGGGATGTCGTTCCCGAGTCCCACCATGAGTTGGTTAGGGAGAAAATAAGAGAAGTTGTTGAAACAAAAAAGCCAACGGAGCCGTTTGAGCTGCCGGTTAAAGCGAAGAGCGGTGAGATACTGTGGCTTGAGGTTATCGCACACCCTGTAATTGAAAAGGGAGAAGTTGTTGCCGTGCACGGTGTTGCGAGGGATGTTACAGAGAGGAAAAAGTTCATAGACGAGATTGGTGAGAACATAAGGCTGGTTTCTCACTTGGTGGACAGAATAAGGAATCCTCTCGCTGCTGCGAGAGCCTTCTGCGAGTTAAGGGAAAAACTCGGAGGTGAAGCCTTTGAGAAGGTAATCTCAAACATAGACAGGGTTACGGAGCTTATTGAAGACCTCGACAGAGTATGGGCGAATCTTGAGCGGCTGAGAAGGGGACTTAAGAGGCCCTGAACTTGCTGAAAGAGTTTCTACCTTTTAATTTTGAGCCCAAATAAAAAATAAATCAAAAAATTATTCGGAATAGCCAGCCTTCTTCAGGTACTCCTTGGCAAGCTCGATGTTGCCATCTCCATACATATCCTTGAAGACGTCCTCGTGGCTCCACATACCGATTGGTATTAAGGAGTACAGCGGCTCAACGGTCCCTCTGTAAACCCTCTGGGCGATGTCCTCTCTGTCAATTGCAGCTGCAATGGCCTTTCTGACGTAGATGTTCTTTGTCGGGTAGTCTGTGTTTTCATTGGCGTTGAGAACGAGGTACCTGATGAAACCACCCGGAGCCTCGATAACCTGCAGACCCTCCTTTGCCTTCAGGGATTCGATGTCGATTGGTGTGAGCGTTCTCCATGCGATGTCAACCTCTCCCTT
The nucleotide sequence above comes from Archaeoglobus fulgidus DSM 4304. Encoded proteins:
- a CDS encoding alpha/beta fold hydrolase; translated protein: MRGLAVLVLLVFAVQVAAAEDFRPVVFVHGLAGSAGQFESQGMRFAANGYPAEYVKTFEYDTISWALVVETDMLFSGLGSEFGLNISQIIDPETLDKILSKSRERLIDETFSRLDRVIDEALAESGADKVDLVGHSMGTFFLVRYVNSSPERAAKVAHLILLDGVWGVDAPEGIPTLAVFGNPKALPALGLPEEKVVYNATNVYFNNMTHVQLCTSPETFAVMFEFINGYKPATTDIVPQDGDYVKVKGKFLAFATNGDVSGWLSIYPIDENGKRLTRLPVKFMRVKGDFEVRLRKGQLYEFQFRKDFSPIIYHYYRAPFVRDDLWARFLVSKPPLDVELLILPERLSPAAKETSGLLLIRYKEMIGEYDEEIGGVDEVYVNGVNVCTERICPIERAVNGLWVFDRGADGKSDLDREVVRYSIMPFMSAADLVVPAEGTISIAVKSRTGGEESFTIPAWSADRHSIIVQFSDYI
- a CDS encoding TatD family hydrolase, which gives rise to MYFDSHLHSEGLGFSELVKLKENGIKEVCSLAFFPVKPKYPQTMIDVFRKLTEFEPLRCEAAGVKMHPAVGIHPRCIPPDYEFVLGYLEEGEWVAFGEIGLELVTDEEIEVLKSQLELAKRMDVPCIIHTPRGNKLKATRKTLEILESLDFPADLAVIDHVNFETLDMVLETEYWIGLTVQPGKLSAEDAARIVAEHGPERFMLNSDAGYRDVEITTVAEAAVKIEEAVGREEMEKVARENARKFLRVLE
- a CDS encoding PAS domain S-box protein, with protein sequence MVKFKLFALITVCTLFILNPVSALKVGVYDNPPLVFVENGEAKGFFIDILEYIAEEEGWSIEYVHDTFPRLLDKLERGEIDLLVDIAYTEERAEAYKFNDEAVFTNWGVVVGKQNLDSVLKLDGLKVAGVKRDVYTAELKRLVDEFNLNCQIFEIEGDYREVFEKVKAGRADAGVVSRIYASLYASDYGLKESSIIFGPVELRFAGRDDNVLGRIDAHLSAMKSDRNSVYYQSLDRWLGPRVEVIPQWVYYAIASLFAVLLAAIALNAYLSRVVAKRTEEVRKNEAFLRAIFNTIQDGISVLDKDMNVIMVNHAMERWYGNVVGKKCYEAYHNRSEPCEECPTIEAMKSGEMKRGVVPGLKGSEVEWLELFSYPLIENGEVKMVVEFVRDITEKKRMEEELRKALESYEYLWNSTNDILYVHDMRGCFTRVNRRAMELLGYEEGENVTVWDVVPESHHELVREKIREVVETKKPTEPFELPVKAKSGEILWLEVIAHPVIEKGEVVAVHGVARDVTERKKFIDEIGENIRLVSHLVDRIRNPLAAARAFCELREKLGGEAFEKVISNIDRVTELIEDLDRVWANLERLRRGLKRP
- a CDS encoding deoxycytidylate deaminase; translated protein: MKRPTLDEYFMEIASVVAKRSTCLRQHVGAVIVKDKRILATGYNGAPSGLPHCEEVGCLRDRMSVPSGERQELCRGVHAEQNAIIQAAKFGISVDGGTLYSTHCPCITCAKIIINAGIKRVVYGKEYADKNGLKLLEEAGVEIEFFPSDSLSKKVKN